A stretch of Streptococcus chenjunshii DNA encodes these proteins:
- a CDS encoding aldo/keto reductase, translating into MLLDFLKEFAGQKHITPAQLVLAWELAQKDYLVPIPGTTKEERLKENLAAMQIKLTDTEVAEINQALNHFDVDERHF; encoded by the coding sequence ATTCTGTTAGACTTTTTAAAAGAATTTGCCGGCCAAAAACATATTACACCGGCTCAGCTTGTTCTGGCTTGGGAATTAGCGCAGAAAGATTATCTTGTCCCTATTCCGGGGACGACTAAAGAAGAGCGTCTTAAAGAAAATTTAGCAGCTATGCAGATCAAACTCACCGATACAGAGGTCGCCGAAATTAATCAGGCTTTAAATCATTTTGATGTTGATGAACGACATTTCTAG
- a CDS encoding aldo/keto reductase produces MTKRQLGQNLTVSSIGLGIMGMDHAYGAPKDRQDMTRLIHQAFDLGCYFFDTAPVYGEANEILLGQAIKGHPEAVVATKFGITAMTAGGGVIKQEFDSKPESIKEQVENSLRRLGIECIDLYYQHRIDPDVEPEDVADTMAQLIKEGKIKHWGTSNAPIDYVRRAHAVTPLTAIENQYSMVYRRPEREMFSVCEELGIGFVAYSPLGNGFLSGKYNAQTQFEDGDFRQTMGRFKAEVMEKTRFC; encoded by the coding sequence ATGACAAAACGGCAATTGGGACAGAATCTGACAGTTTCGTCTATCGGTTTAGGGATTATGGGAATGGACCACGCTTATGGTGCTCCCAAAGATCGGCAGGATATGACACGATTGATTCATCAGGCCTTTGATTTAGGATGCTATTTTTTTGATACGGCTCCTGTTTACGGCGAAGCCAATGAAATCTTGCTTGGTCAGGCAATTAAAGGGCATCCGGAAGCGGTTGTGGCTACAAAATTTGGCATTACCGCTATGACAGCAGGTGGTGGTGTCATTAAACAAGAGTTCGACAGTAAACCAGAATCAATCAAAGAGCAAGTCGAAAATTCTTTACGGCGTTTGGGGATAGAATGCATCGATTTGTATTATCAGCACCGTATTGACCCTGATGTAGAGCCTGAAGATGTTGCAGACACCATGGCACAGCTGATTAAAGAGGGAAAAATTAAACACTGGGGGACATCAAATGCTCCAATTGACTACGTCAGAAGAGCTCATGCAGTAACACCGCTGACAGCTATAGAAAATCAATATTCAATGGTTTACAGGAGACCGGAGAGGGAGATGTTCTCTGTATGCGAGGAACTTGGCATTGGTTTTGTCGCCTACAGCCCATTAGGAAACGGTTTTTTGTCCGGTAAATATAATGCGCAGACACAATTTGAGGATGGTGATTTCCGGCAGACTATGGGGCGCTTTAAGGCAGAAGTGATGGAAAAAACCAGATTCTGTTAG
- a CDS encoding aldo/keto reductase, with amino-acid sequence MEYLKFGHTGLEVSRLALGCMSFGEPERGRETWSIGEQESSLVIKHALKQGINFFDTANLYSQGSSEEILGRALKKYAKRHDIVLASKIYFPMFTGPNAKGLSRKSIFREIDASLKRLQTDYLDLYIIHRWDYDTPIEETMEALHDLVKAGKVRYIGASSMHAWQFQKAQFTAEKNGWTKFVSMQNLYNLLYREEEREMIGLLQDQKVAMTPWSPLASGRLTRDPDTVGRRGLQGQDDPDYVQEADRKIILRVGELAEKYQVTRSQIATAWVLSKSFVTAPIIGASKTKYIDDAVAALDIHLTTDDIVYLEEPYLTRPIKYFR; translated from the coding sequence ATGGAGTATCTGAAATTCGGTCATACAGGCCTCGAGGTGTCACGTTTAGCACTTGGTTGTATGAGTTTTGGTGAGCCGGAACGTGGGCGTGAAACTTGGTCGATAGGTGAACAAGAGAGCAGTCTGGTTATTAAACATGCCTTAAAGCAGGGGATCAACTTTTTTGATACAGCTAATCTTTATTCGCAAGGATCCAGTGAAGAAATTTTGGGACGTGCTTTAAAGAAATATGCAAAACGTCACGACATTGTACTGGCCTCTAAGATCTATTTTCCCATGTTTACAGGTCCTAATGCTAAAGGGCTGTCGCGAAAAAGCATTTTCCGTGAAATCGATGCTAGTTTAAAACGGCTTCAGACGGATTATTTGGATTTATATATTATCCACCGCTGGGATTACGATACACCAATTGAAGAAACAATGGAAGCTCTGCATGATTTGGTAAAAGCAGGAAAGGTGCGTTACATCGGCGCCTCATCAATGCATGCCTGGCAGTTTCAAAAGGCACAGTTTACAGCTGAAAAAAACGGCTGGACAAAATTCGTATCCATGCAGAATCTCTATAACTTGCTTTACCGTGAAGAAGAGCGTGAGATGATTGGTTTGCTGCAAGATCAAAAGGTAGCGATGACTCCATGGAGCCCCTTGGCATCTGGGCGGCTGACTCGGGACCCTGACACAGTCGGCAGACGGGGTCTGCAGGGCCAAGATGATCCTGATTATGTACAGGAGGCAGATCGGAAGATCATTTTACGTGTCGGGGAGCTGGCGGAAAAGTATCAGGTTACACGCTCGCAAATCGCAACCGCCTGGGTACTGAGCAAGTCCTTTGTAACAGCTCCAATCATCGGTGCATCTAAAACAAAGTATATTGATGATGCTGTCGCAGCACTTGATATTCATTTAACTACTGATGATATTGTCTATCTTGAAGAACCTTATCTGACACGGCCGATTAAATATTTCAGATAA
- a CDS encoding NAD(P)H-binding protein: MSNILILGANGQISRLVIQRLLTEDSDHLTLFLRQSFRLKNLAGSDRVTIVEGDIRQLQQLNQAMKNQDIVFLSTVDHDSDNRITKNVIEAMQKNGVNRVIAANVLGIYNEVGGEFGRWNKTTIGKAGLDSARRADDLLLNSGLGYTTLRLPWLNDRAEIKYEVTHKTEPYKGVSGSRQSMADLVVRIIQNPTYLLNDSVGIADPATEGSSRPVY, encoded by the coding sequence ATGTCAAATATTCTTATTCTGGGAGCAAACGGTCAAATTTCCCGTTTGGTTATTCAGCGTTTACTGACTGAAGATTCAGATCATCTTACCTTATTTTTGCGGCAGAGCTTCCGGCTTAAAAACCTGGCCGGCAGTGACAGGGTGACGATAGTAGAAGGCGATATCCGTCAGCTGCAGCAATTAAACCAAGCGATGAAAAATCAGGATATTGTTTTTTTATCAACTGTTGACCATGACAGTGATAATAGGATAACAAAAAACGTGATTGAAGCTATGCAAAAAAATGGCGTCAATCGTGTGATCGCTGCCAATGTGCTAGGAATATATAATGAGGTAGGAGGAGAGTTTGGCCGCTGGAATAAAACGACAATAGGCAAAGCGGGCTTAGACAGCGCACGTCGTGCAGACGATCTGCTTTTAAATTCCGGTTTAGGTTATACGACTTTGCGCTTGCCTTGGCTGAATGACAGAGCTGAGATTAAGTATGAAGTGACACACAAAACAGAACCTTATAAAGGTGTTTCTGGTTCTCGGCAGTCAATGGCTGATCTTGTTGTGCGCATAATTCAAAATCCCACTTACCTCTTAAACGACAGTGTCGGTATCGCCGATCCGGCAACAGAGGGCAGCAGCCGTCCGGTTTATTGA
- a CDS encoding DapH/DapD/GlmU-related protein: MDIFQRMRQGEWINRLTDEDYQTTAAEEMARSRKLCFQLNQTQPGDPKAAQLLNQLFEGRLPQSSVILTPLQIDRAKTMTIGKNVFINHGLTCMSSGGITIEDGVMIGPEAALITANHDFKNLDILQFKPIHIKKGAWIGARSIILPGITVGEGAVVASGAVVTRDVPDKTVVGGSPARKIKTID; the protein is encoded by the coding sequence ATGGATATTTTTCAAAGAATGCGTCAAGGAGAGTGGATTAACCGTCTGACGGATGAGGATTATCAAACAACAGCAGCAGAAGAAATGGCCAGAAGCCGAAAGCTCTGCTTTCAGCTCAATCAAACCCAGCCAGGTGATCCAAAAGCAGCACAGCTTCTGAACCAACTTTTTGAAGGAAGATTGCCGCAAAGTTCGGTTATTCTGACACCGCTGCAAATTGATCGTGCTAAAACTATGACGATTGGAAAAAATGTTTTTATTAATCACGGCCTGACTTGTATGAGTTCAGGAGGCATCACTATTGAAGACGGAGTAATGATCGGTCCGGAAGCCGCACTTATCACGGCAAATCATGATTTTAAGAATTTAGATATTTTGCAGTTTAAACCGATTCATATTAAAAAAGGTGCCTGGATTGGTGCTAGGAGTATCATCTTGCCAGGAATCACTGTAGGAGAAGGAGCTGTTGTCGCTTCCGGAGCTGTTGTTACCAGAGATGTTCCCGATAAAACAGTTGTAGGCGGCAGCCCTGCCAGAAAAATTAAAACGATCGACTAG
- a CDS encoding SDR family oxidoreductase has translation MGKDVLLVMGAGQISMAIARRIGYGKKIIVGDKSAENAQSVAAIMTEAGFDVEKVTVDLSSRESIRAYIAYAETFGPIKYLINGAGVSPSQASVETIFNVDLYGTAVLLEEVGQVIAEGGAGVTITSQSGFRMPALTQEQDRALAMTESEKLLSLDFLQPDHVKDSLHAYQLAKRANEKRTMYEAVRWGERGARINAIAPGIVVTPLALDEFNGVRGDFYKNMFAKSPAGRPGTADEIADVAELVMSERAQFITGSTFLVDGGATASYFYGPLQPEIKD, from the coding sequence ATGGGAAAAGATGTTTTACTAGTAATGGGTGCCGGCCAAATTTCTATGGCGATTGCTCGCCGTATCGGCTATGGTAAAAAAATAATTGTTGGTGATAAGTCGGCTGAGAATGCTCAGTCAGTTGCTGCAATAATGACAGAAGCTGGATTTGATGTCGAAAAAGTTACGGTGGATTTATCTTCCCGTGAATCCATTCGGGCCTATATCGCCTATGCAGAGACATTTGGTCCAATCAAATATCTCATCAATGGTGCAGGGGTATCCCCTTCCCAAGCTTCAGTTGAAACCATTTTTAACGTTGATTTATATGGTACGGCTGTTCTGTTGGAGGAAGTGGGGCAAGTGATTGCTGAAGGCGGAGCTGGAGTCACGATTACCAGCCAGTCCGGTTTTCGCATGCCGGCTTTGACACAAGAGCAGGACCGCGCTTTAGCGATGACGGAGTCTGAAAAGTTATTAAGTCTGGACTTTTTGCAGCCGGACCACGTCAAAGACTCTCTCCATGCTTACCAGCTGGCTAAGCGGGCTAATGAAAAAAGGACAATGTATGAAGCTGTACGCTGGGGAGAACGCGGTGCCAGAATCAATGCGATTGCACCTGGTATTGTTGTCACTCCTTTGGCACTCGATGAATTCAATGGTGTTCGCGGAGATTTTTACAAAAATATGTTTGCTAAATCTCCAGCTGGACGGCCTGGCACAGCAGATGAAATTGCTGATGTGGCAGAACTTGTTATGAGTGAACGGGCACAGTTTATCACAGGTTCAACTTTCCTGGTCGATGGCGGAGCGACTGCCTCGTATTTTTACGGTCCTTTGCAGCCAGAGATAAAAGATTAG
- a CDS encoding NAD(P)H-binding protein — MSKNVLIIGATGSLGRALTQTLLEETDAHLTLFSRSADCLSADDSRVKKISASVFDRAELKEAVTDQDVIFAALSGDLPAMAQAIIEALDNSASQRLVFISSYGIYGELPGQNGRVDPVLRSYRQAADIVEASNVNYTILRPGWFDNSNDLSYELFPKGETIYGNAISRRAIAQCVKTIVEDPALHSRANLGIVR, encoded by the coding sequence ATGTCTAAAAATGTATTAATTATCGGTGCAACGGGCTCGCTTGGAAGAGCTTTGACACAAACACTGCTTGAGGAAACAGATGCGCACCTGACGCTGTTTTCACGTTCGGCAGACTGTCTATCTGCTGATGATTCACGGGTGAAAAAGATTTCAGCCAGTGTTTTCGACAGAGCTGAATTAAAAGAGGCAGTCACTGATCAGGATGTGATTTTTGCAGCTCTCTCCGGAGATCTGCCTGCAATGGCGCAGGCGATTATTGAGGCACTGGATAACAGTGCCAGTCAGCGCTTGGTCTTTATCAGTTCTTATGGTATTTATGGGGAATTGCCTGGACAAAACGGCCGAGTAGATCCCGTTCTTCGTTCTTACCGTCAGGCTGCTGATATTGTAGAGGCTTCCAATGTGAATTACACGATTCTTCGTCCAGGCTGGTTCGATAACAGCAATGATCTCAGCTATGAATTGTTTCCAAAAGGAGAAACCATATATGGCAATGCTATCTCACGTCGTGCAATTGCGCAGTGTGTGAAAACGATAGTTGAAGATCCAGCTTTACACAGCCGGGCTAACCTAGGAATCGTACGTTAA
- a CDS encoding nuclear transport factor 2 family protein: protein MTMTATEELAARTELKLLVDRYANESDKDNQDYYVNIFTPDCHVRVYFNNEVGMAFDNVQDLIAAYKNFGAAKEALHINGQQVVDFQDAEHATGVCYGLAHLITEEEGADKLTTHGIRYYDTYVKQNGKWLIAEREQYFVFSKTENVQ, encoded by the coding sequence ATGACAATGACAGCAACAGAAGAACTAGCAGCACGAACAGAATTGAAATTATTGGTTGACCGCTATGCCAATGAATCAGACAAAGACAACCAGGATTATTATGTTAATATTTTCACCCCTGACTGTCATGTCCGTGTTTACTTTAATAATGAGGTTGGCATGGCATTTGATAATGTTCAGGATTTGATTGCAGCCTATAAAAATTTTGGTGCAGCCAAAGAAGCCTTACATATTAACGGACAGCAGGTCGTTGACTTCCAGGATGCAGAACATGCTACCGGGGTGTGCTATGGCTTGGCACATCTTATCACAGAAGAAGAAGGCGCTGATAAACTGACCACACACGGTATTCGTTACTATGATACCTATGTTAAACAAAACGGTAAATGGCTGATTGCTGAACGCGAGCAGTACTTTGTTTTTTCAAAAACTGAAAATGTCCAGTAA
- a CDS encoding nuclear transport factor 2 family protein, translating to MSDQELLKNLYRQVNQAMVEKDTAVLRKLLQPDTVLVHMSGYAQPVAEWLSQIESEEMVYYSWEEEAIKDLVIDSNKASLIGQSRVKAKVWGSGPHTWPLQIKMFFKKVGDDWKITKQVASTY from the coding sequence ATGTCTGACCAAGAACTGTTAAAAAACCTTTACCGTCAAGTTAATCAGGCGATGGTTGAAAAAGATACGGCTGTTTTGAGAAAGCTCCTGCAGCCTGATACCGTTTTGGTCCATATGTCTGGCTATGCTCAGCCTGTCGCAGAGTGGCTGAGTCAGATTGAATCGGAAGAAATGGTCTACTATTCTTGGGAAGAGGAAGCTATCAAAGACTTGGTTATTGACAGCAATAAGGCAAGCTTAATAGGGCAGAGCCGTGTTAAAGCTAAAGTTTGGGGCAGCGGCCCTCATACTTGGCCTTTGCAGATTAAAATGTTTTTTAAAAAAGTTGGGGATGATTGGAAAATCACCAAACAAGTGGCTTCAACTTATTAA
- a CDS encoding LysR family transcriptional regulator, whose protein sequence is MNTKQMNYLIETAKTLNLSRAAENLFISQPSLSYQIKIIEEEVGFFIFERIGKSIRLTPAGQQLITSLQRISVEWQLAIEQAQNMGEKYKNSIKIGFASRSALYLLPQAIKIFEEKQPTVQIVPEIQAPNDSITAFIQKELDMILLPKDEAEKLTGITAYPLYTSHIYLLCQNKDPLAEKKQATAEDLAHRTLLVNGGSSKTLRQVQQRVISQVPISYYNSPTHDFTLIQVASDKAICLSPGYLNDHTGAFAWIPFDCPEHFDFVLCIHQDNRSPGIKVFIDILKDLYDKSTLNL, encoded by the coding sequence ATGAATACCAAACAGATGAACTATCTTATCGAGACAGCTAAAACACTTAATTTAAGTCGGGCTGCTGAAAACTTATTTATTTCACAGCCTTCCCTGTCTTATCAGATAAAAATTATTGAAGAAGAGGTTGGTTTTTTCATTTTTGAACGCATCGGGAAAAGTATCCGGCTGACACCAGCCGGTCAGCAGCTGATAACATCCCTGCAGCGGATTTCTGTTGAATGGCAGTTAGCTATAGAGCAGGCTCAGAATATGGGCGAGAAGTACAAGAATTCTATTAAGATTGGTTTTGCTTCCCGTTCAGCTCTTTACCTACTCCCCCAAGCGATCAAAATATTCGAGGAAAAACAGCCCACTGTCCAAATCGTTCCTGAAATACAGGCACCGAATGACTCCATTACTGCTTTTATCCAGAAAGAATTAGATATGATTCTGCTGCCTAAAGATGAAGCTGAAAAGCTGACTGGTATCACCGCCTATCCTCTCTACACCAGCCATATTTATCTGCTTTGCCAAAACAAAGATCCTTTAGCTGAGAAAAAGCAGGCTACTGCTGAGGATTTAGCTCATCGAACACTCTTGGTAAATGGCGGATCTTCGAAAACATTGCGTCAGGTACAGCAGCGTGTGATATCTCAGGTCCCGATTAGCTACTACAACAGCCCGACACATGACTTCACCCTGATTCAGGTAGCCAGTGACAAAGCTATCTGCCTGTCTCCGGGTTATCTTAACGATCATACCGGCGCTTTCGCCTGGATTCCTTTCGACTGCCCTGAGCATTTCGATTTCGTTCTTTGTATCCACCAAGATAACCGCTCCCCAGGTATCAAAGTTTTTATTGATATTTTAAAAGACCTTTACGATAAAAGTACGTTGAATCTCTAA
- a CDS encoding N-acyl homoserine lactonase family protein, with amino-acid sequence METIKLHILHTGTVIVDEALPYHRDTDSPIAWTGFLRGKKHRMELPVSVYLIEHPKGLVLIDTGWHTDNRHRQLRNLSFQWFVNKAVLPEGQTVHEQLAKLGYSPSDIDAVVLSHLHCDHADGLRLVKEAKKILVSEPEWQTAKKDRFKYLHHEWKGVDLQTFTLTKTGKGPQGMSYDLFGDGSIEFIWIPGHSDGLCATTIKNTQTGRYILLTSDAGYSPKNWEENLTPGVVSDREKAREALEWVRQTVRDPLCQAAFANHDPNLDEQVIEI; translated from the coding sequence ATGGAAACGATTAAATTACATATCTTGCATACAGGTACAGTCATTGTAGATGAAGCATTGCCATATCACAGAGATACAGACTCCCCAATAGCATGGACAGGTTTTTTGCGAGGAAAAAAACACCGTATGGAACTGCCTGTCTCGGTCTATCTTATTGAACATCCAAAAGGTTTAGTTTTAATTGACACTGGCTGGCATACAGACAATCGCCACCGTCAGCTGCGAAACTTATCTTTTCAATGGTTCGTAAATAAAGCTGTTTTACCGGAAGGGCAGACTGTTCATGAACAGCTTGCTAAACTGGGGTATTCGCCAAGCGACATTGACGCTGTAGTTCTCAGCCATTTACATTGCGATCATGCTGATGGCCTTAGATTGGTCAAAGAGGCTAAAAAAATTTTAGTCAGCGAGCCGGAATGGCAAACTGCTAAGAAAGACAGATTCAAATATCTGCATCATGAATGGAAAGGGGTTGATTTACAAACTTTTACGCTGACTAAAACCGGGAAAGGTCCCCAAGGAATGTCTTATGATCTTTTTGGAGACGGCAGTATTGAATTTATTTGGATTCCAGGGCATTCAGATGGTCTTTGTGCTACAACTATAAAGAATACACAGACAGGCCGCTATATTTTGCTAACCTCAGATGCAGGCTACTCTCCAAAAAATTGGGAAGAAAACCTGACACCAGGTGTAGTCAGTGATAGAGAAAAAGCCCGAGAAGCACTTGAGTGGGTCAGACAGACTGTACGGGACCCACTGTGTCAGGCTGCTTTTGCCAATCACGATCCTAATCTTGATGAACAAGTCATTGAAATCTAA
- a CDS encoding SDR family NAD(P)-dependent oxidoreductase produces MKTVLITGASSGIGKALAERFAKEGAHLILVAKDSTKLEDTANQLKQGYTCSIITIAQDLSQADAAQAIYSIIDEQGLIPDTVINNAGFGDHSDFMNCDLDKQIRMIAVNNAALVAISRLFLPLLKNQGQDTFLINICSTAAFQPGPYMAVYHATKSFVLSFSLALSEELKDSKVQVKAICPGPTRTGFEAYAGPGSQKLFATFKNSSAERIADFTYRELKRDRVVAIPGFRNRFFAVLAKISPASLTTRAVGRIMKSPYQKGDKHGND; encoded by the coding sequence TTGAAAACCGTTTTAATAACCGGCGCTTCCAGCGGCATCGGCAAAGCTCTTGCGGAACGTTTTGCTAAAGAAGGCGCTCACTTAATACTTGTCGCTAAAGATTCAACAAAATTGGAAGATACAGCTAATCAGTTAAAACAAGGTTACACATGTTCCATTATAACAATTGCTCAGGACTTGAGTCAAGCAGATGCCGCTCAGGCTATTTACAGTATTATTGACGAACAAGGCCTTATTCCGGATACAGTGATTAACAATGCTGGTTTTGGTGATCACAGTGATTTTATGAACTGTGATCTTGATAAACAAATTCGGATGATTGCTGTCAACAATGCAGCATTAGTTGCAATAAGCCGTCTTTTTTTACCTCTGCTGAAAAATCAAGGGCAAGATACATTTCTTATCAATATCTGTTCAACAGCGGCTTTTCAGCCGGGGCCTTATATGGCTGTTTACCATGCTACTAAATCTTTTGTTTTGTCATTCAGTTTAGCTCTGAGCGAGGAATTAAAGGATTCAAAGGTACAGGTAAAAGCTATTTGTCCGGGACCGACGAGGACAGGTTTTGAGGCCTATGCTGGACCCGGTTCGCAAAAACTTTTTGCGACTTTTAAAAATAGCAGTGCCGAACGGATTGCTGACTTTACTTATAGAGAATTAAAGAGGGATCGTGTAGTGGCTATTCCTGGCTTTCGCAACCGCTTTTTTGCCGTTTTAGCCAAAATTAGTCCTGCTTCTCTGACGACACGAGCAGTTGGGCGTATTATGAAATCACCGTATCAAAAAGGAGATAAACATGGAAACGATTAA
- a CDS encoding TetR/AcrR family transcriptional regulator → MMMTLNSHSLQHFTPSDTQMSLYRAYLDLWIKVGPNKIRVSHLCHKAPAARSTFYIYYETIDDLKDELENYILALLVDKNQKAFEKEITSSKDIVFVASTLAFVKEHEKVFQAFVLSEPNLMFIEKWKSACQRHFQLLLKNDNKEFLDFQLEVLSAAVVSAITYFLKHPDSQIDEQTINQLVFKLLD, encoded by the coding sequence ATGATGATGACCCTTAACAGCCATTCTTTACAGCATTTTACTCCCAGCGATACTCAGATGAGCCTTTACCGAGCTTATCTCGATTTATGGATAAAAGTTGGCCCAAACAAAATCAGAGTGTCACATCTTTGTCATAAAGCACCAGCAGCACGCTCAACTTTTTATATATATTATGAGACAATTGATGACTTAAAAGATGAACTGGAGAATTACATCTTAGCTCTTTTAGTAGATAAAAATCAAAAGGCCTTTGAAAAAGAAATCACATCATCAAAAGACATTGTCTTTGTTGCGTCTACACTGGCATTTGTGAAAGAACATGAAAAAGTATTCCAAGCATTTGTGCTGTCAGAACCTAATCTGATGTTTATAGAGAAATGGAAATCAGCCTGCCAAAGGCATTTTCAGCTGCTGCTTAAAAACGATAATAAAGAATTCTTAGATTTTCAGTTAGAGGTACTATCAGCAGCAGTGGTTTCTGCCATCACCTACTTTCTCAAACATCCAGACAGCCAAATTGATGAACAAACTATTAATCAGCTTGTTTTCAAACTTCTGGATTAG
- the rplL gene encoding 50S ribosomal protein L7/L12: MALNIENIIAEIKEASILELNDLVKAIEEEFGVTAAAPVAAAGAAGGADEAAAKDSFDVELTAAGDKKVAVIKVVREITGEGLKEAKGLVDNAPSVLKEGVAAAEAEELKAKLEEAGASVTLK; the protein is encoded by the coding sequence ATGGCATTGAATATTGAAAACATTATTGCTGAAATTAAAGAAGCTTCAATTCTTGAGCTTAACGACCTTGTAAAGGCTATCGAAGAAGAATTTGGTGTAACTGCAGCGGCACCAGTTGCTGCAGCAGGTGCAGCAGGCGGAGCTGATGAAGCAGCAGCTAAAGACTCATTTGATGTTGAACTGACTGCTGCTGGCGACAAGAAAGTTGCTGTTATCAAAGTTGTTCGTGAAATTACTGGTGAAGGCCTTAAAGAAGCGAAAGGACTTGTTGACAACGCACCGTCTGTTCTTAAAGAAGGCGTTGCTGCAGCTGAAGCTGAAGAACTTAAAGCTAAGCTTGAAGAAGCAGGCGCTTCAGTTACTCTTAAATAA
- the rplJ gene encoding 50S ribosomal protein L10 yields MSEAIIAKKAEQVELVAEKMKAAASIVVVDSRGLTVEQDTVLRRSLRESGVEFRVIKNSILSRAAEKAGLDDLKDIFVGPSAVAFSNEDVIAPAKIINDFAKDAEVLEIKGGTIEGAISTKEEIQALAKLPNREGMLSMLLSVLQAPVRNVAYAVKAVAENKEDAA; encoded by the coding sequence ATGAGTGAAGCTATTATTGCTAAAAAAGCTGAACAGGTTGAACTGGTTGCCGAAAAGATGAAAGCAGCAGCAAGTATCGTTGTTGTTGACTCACGCGGCCTTACAGTTGAACAAGATACAGTTTTGCGTCGTTCTCTGCGTGAAAGCGGCGTTGAATTCAGAGTGATAAAAAACTCTATCTTGAGCCGTGCAGCTGAAAAAGCAGGTCTTGACGATTTGAAAGATATTTTCGTTGGACCGTCTGCAGTAGCATTTTCGAACGAAGATGTTATTGCTCCGGCAAAAATCATCAATGATTTTGCTAAAGATGCTGAAGTCTTGGAAATTAAAGGCGGCACGATTGAAGGTGCTATTTCGACTAAAGAAGAAATTCAAGCACTTGCAAAACTGCCAAACCGCGAAGGCATGCTTTCTATGCTTCTTTCTGTACTGCAAGCACCAGTGCGCAATGTTGCTTATGCTGTTAAAGCAGTTGCAGAAAACAAAGAAGATGCAGCCTAA